The genomic DNA CCGATGGAGCCGGTCACGATCTTGCGCGATCCCGCCGCCCTGAGGGCACAGCCTACATCGAGCTGCTGCCGGGCGGGTACCGCGACTCCTGCTGGAACGAGGGCTCGGTGTTCCTCACCGAGGAGGTGTTTGGGTACTTCGAGCGAATCATCGCGCGGCACGAGCCAAGGTTCGACCACTTCGCCTTCATGGACGTGGAGCGCGCGACGTGGAACGCGATCCTAGATGACATGGCCGGCGTCGCGCGGGCACTTCGCGCAGCCGCCACCATCGACGACGTTCCGCCGATCGTAGGCTTCTACTACCTGGGGACGAAGCGGGAATTCGCGGCCTCGTTCCGCGAAAATGCGGACGCGCTGGCTGCGCTGCTCGATGAGCTCGGCGCATGGCTGCGGGAGCAGCTGTCCCGCGAAGAGGTGGTAGCGGTACTGGGCATGTAGCCGCAGCCGAAATCCAGGCACACTCAACCCATCTGAGGCCGCATGAGCGAGGCGACTGGGACCAGCGAGGGCGTGTTCACCCAGGCGTGGCTCCTGAAGGGGCTCACCCGAAACGTGCCGGGAGTTCTCGGCCTGGACCAGGGCCACCTCCTCTTCGTCACGCACGACGAGGAGACGATCTTCGACGCGCCGCTCTCCCGCGTCGGCGACGTAAAGGTGCCGTGGTACTACTTCGGCGGCGGCCTCAAGCTCAGAGTCGGCGACGAGCGCTACCGTCTCTCCTTCGTTCCCCCGACCGCGGTCGGCGGCGGCATCGCGGACATTCCCGAAGGACGCGCGAACTGCAAGATGTGGCTGTCGCTGCTCGCGGGAACCGCCTGAGCAGCGCGCGGGAGCACTGCACCGACCGCTCACTCTCAACGATCCCCGCGCCTTGTACCTGCTCAACCCGCTCGCCTTCGCCCGGGACCTGAGGGACGACCGTGTACCCGAAAGCGTGAAGGCGCAGTACATGGTGCTCGGCGGAATCGTGCAGTACGCTCATTACGCGTGGCGCTCGCATTACCCCGCAGAACCCGCGTCATCATTCGGCTTCGCGATGCTCGTGGCGGTCTGGATCGCGGGCGTGTACGTGTGCTATCGCGCGAACGCCGCCGGCGACGACAGGCGTTTCATCGAGCGGTTCATCTGCCTGGCGGTACCGCTCACCGTCTGGACGTCCCTCGCGGGAATCGCCGTTGCCGCCGCGATGTACTACGGGCTCGGTCTTCGGGGTGAGGAGTACGGCGCCATGCGAGGTGGCATCACGCTTCTGATGTGGATCGCCTACGTCGCGGCCCTGCGCTGGCTGATCATCCACGCGTCGAAGCGCGACGGTCCACCGCCCCTGCCCCGAGCCCCCTGACCCCCACCTGCGTTGCAAGTTGGTGGGGCGCCAGTCGTGAAGAGGTTCCCAGGATGAGCAAAGAGTACACGCTGGAGAAGTGGGTCTGGACCGACGCTGATTTCGAGCAGATGGGCTGGCACGATGCGCCGATCCACGCCATGGCGTACCTCTCCGAGACGTTCGAGATCGCCTTCGACATCGACTACATCCTGAAGTGGGTGCATCCTGGTCCGGACGAGACTCACTTCAGCTTCTGGATCGCTCCAGCTACGATCATCTTCCAGAACGTCACCGACCTCCAACTCGATCTGGAATCGTTCGGAGGCATCACCGTGCAGGACCTCGACAGAACAGACCCGCAGCCCTCACGTCCAGGCTTCGAAGGACCGGAAGCGAGCTGGCTCTGGACTTTCAACTGCCTGGAAGGGGCGATCCAATTCCGCGCGACGGGTTTCCGCCAGACGATCCGCCGTGCTCCGACGCACCAGGCCGAGCAGACGATTCCTCTGAGGGCCCGAGGCGGAATCTCCTTCAGCGAGAGTCGCTGACACCCGCCGCCAACCATGCACCGCACCAGCGCGCGTGCGCCCTGTCGAGGCATCGAAGCTGGCGGAGCGCACCGGCGTCGCACCGCCGTGAGGGCAAGATCGTGCGCATCGTCTCTACCGTACCCGCGGGGCCGGGCTTAGCTTAGCGGCTGCCCAGGCATCCCGGTTGGGCTCTCAACCCCGTTCGGAGGAACGATGCGAATCCTGATCGCCACTGCCGCCCTGCTTTTCACCGCCGCCTCGGCCAGCGCCCAGAGCGCGCCCATCTTGCGGGTCGACTCTCTCGAACAGGCCGCGCGTCGCGCGCGGAACGACAACGACCGTGCCGCCGCCGCCAGTGCCCTGGGGTTGGCCTATGCGGATCTGGCCGCCGACTCCGCCGCCTCGCGGCTCTTCGTTGGGGTGACGGTCGCGGGATTCGTCGATCAGCGCGACCGTGCACAGGGTGCGGTGCAGGTCTCGCAGCTGGCGGATGAGGCCCTCCTTCGCCTCGCGGCGATCGAGGCGGCCCAGCGTGCCATCATCGTCCAGCAGAACGCCCGTATCATCGAGCTCCTCGGCCAGCTGGTGAGACAGCCGAGGTAAGCCGGCGGGTGAAATCGCACGGCTCGCTGCCGCCGCAGGGGTTGTTCCGAGGCACATCTTGAGCGGCCGAGCATCTGAGTTGATGCTCGGCCGCTCGCCGATTCACCTTCGTGGCGAAGTGCGAATTTGCGCCTCGTTCCTGATCCCGCCGGCTGGCGCCTCAGCGATCAGCGTGCGGACGTGCATTGGGGCTTGCATCGTTTTCAGACTTTAAATAGGATAGATGTCAGGGTGGGCGTGCGGCGGGAGCCTGGTCGATCCCCCTCGTACACTTGTAAAACAACCGACCATCAGGAGGATGGCACGATGTGGAATCGCAGTCTGTTTGTGGCCATCGGGTGCAGCACGCTGCTGGTGGCGGCGTGCGGTGACAATCCCACCGAGCAGCGGGCGGAAACGCCGGACGCGGTGGTGGAGGCGGTCCGTGCGATGGGCTTCCGCACCGACATGATCGAGGATCACGGGAGCTACCTGCTGGTGGAGGGCGACATCTACCTCCCCAAGGCGGAAATCGGCGCAGGGGGCCCGCTCGCTCCCGGGAAGCCGCGCTACCAGTACACCACCACCAACCTCGTTTCGTCCACCAAGATCAACCAGATCACGGTCGATCTCTCCGGGCTCAACTCGCAGCCGGCGTGGCAGACCGCGGCGCGCACCGCGATGTCGCACTGGAGCGGGATCACCGACGCCAACGTGACAATGGTGGAGGGCTCCCCGGCAGACATCACCGTGAGCACCACCTGCACGTCGTCGAACGTGGCCGCGTCCGCCTCGTTCCCGGGTAGCGGCAATCCGGGGAGCACCGTCTACGTGAACACCTGCTTCGGGTATTCCACCAGCAGCGCCCAGAAAGTGCACAACATGGTGCACGAGCTCGGGCACACGATCGGCTTCCGGCACAGCAACTACGCGCAGCTGGGCGAGAGCGCCGGGACGGTGGGCGCCAACCACGTCTACGGCACGCCGACCAGCGGCAACGCCACCGGCTCGGTGATGAACGGCGGAACGGCGCTCAACTCGTGGGCGGGCTTCGCTTCGTCCGACCTGACGGCGGTTCGTTCGCGCTATCCGCTGCCGGGGCCGTCGGGGCTCTCCGTCACCGATTCCAACGGGACTCCGCTGGTCAGCTGGAACGCGGCGAGCGGCGCCACCAGCTACACCGTGTCGCTGATCACCTTCAATACACAGAACGGGAGCTACACGAACCACTACTACACTACGCTCGGCACCACGACCGGCACGTCGTACCTGGATTCCGGCAACACGTACACGGGCGTGTACGAGTGCAACTACGACTGGGGATGGGACGGTGGAACGCAGGGCGCCTGGTACGAGTACGCCGTCCAGGCCACGTACGCCAAGGGTACCAGCCCCATCCTGTACTCGCGCATCTACGCACCGGTCGCGCAGTGCTAGGCTGAGCGGGGCTTTGAAGGTGAAGCAAAGGGCCGGTCTCCCCGCGCGCGAGACCGGCCCTTTCATACGTGTGGCTTGCGTCCATACCGAAAACCCATCTACTTGCGGGGTGTTCGGCGGCGCACCTTTCGATGCTCACGCGCGCGGCAGCAGGGCGCACGCGATGAGCGGAATCGCCACGCCCGCCCTTGCTTGCAGGCATGCTCTAGCGAGTTCGCTTCGTACCCCTGCTATCCTCGCCGCTTAACGTCTTCCGGGCGCGCTGTCCAACACTGAGCGCGCGGTGAGGGACTACGTACCGGGCGTCCACCTGGACACCCCCATTTCGCCGGTGTACCAACGCTAAGACTCCCCCAGCGCCCTCTGCCCAGCGTACCCATTGGGCTGAGCCCGGGAATGACAGCCATCGGAGGAGACGCATGACTGACGAAGAGATCATGAAGGAGTGGCGATCGCGCGCCCAAGATCAGAGGTCGAGTGTCATTAACCATTTCTTGAGTTACGCGGTCGCACTCCTCGGACTCCTTTCGTCGGTTCTACTTGGCTCTGACCGTGCTCCAGTTGGATCACCGGTATTCTTCTGCGCGTCTGGACTTTGTGCCTTGCTTTCGGTGACAGTCGGCTGCGGTCTAGTACTGATCCGGCTCAGAGAGGCGCGTCTTCGTGCTCGGATCCCACGCCTCCGGACGGAAACGCGCGCCAAGCGGGAGATCGCGTTGATTGATGATGAAGTTAATGGACTGAAATCGTGGACCGAGAGGTTGATCACGGCTCAGGTAGTATTGTTCACTCTCGCTCTAGTTGCATTGCTGGCCTGGCTGATCATAGCTCATGGGGAGAAACTCAGTTTGAGTAGCGGCTGAATCGGGTCAGCTGAAGGTCTACCCGCAAACGGGAGCGCACGAGAACTCCTGCGCGTTTGGCCACCTCCTGCGAGAGACGCCACGCGTCGAACCGGAGACCTTCTTCAGGCGCGATTGCCTTATGCGTTATCGTAGGGGCATGATGTACGAACAATCCTGCCCAAATCCCCCCGGCCAGACCGGGTAAAGTATGGTTTGTTTAGAAGGTGATGCCAGCTCGCCAACAGACTCCAAGGCTTTATAGGATCTGCGATGTTCGAGAGAATGCCCAGTGCGGAAACAGAGTGGCTGATCCAGTACACACCGCCTGTATCTCGCTCAAGTCTGGATCGTGTGCAGGCCATCCTTCGTACGCATCAGCCTTTCGTGCCGGGTCCGTTCCTGGCAGATCCGTACGATGTCGTCACCTACCTACCCCGACAGCTGATCCATCGTGAGGAGTACTGCCTCTTAGTCGACCGCAACATAGTCACACGATGGATTGGAGCAGTCCGCGGGGGCAAGATTACACCAGCCCATCGCGCCGCGGCGGCCGTGATGGCCTTTGCCCAATGTGCCGACCTTCTGATCGAACCTACGATTGCATTCCATGAAGTCGTCGGCCGCATGAGTGACGCGGAAATTGGCCAGGAAATCGAGTTATTCTACACTGCCGAAGAAATCTTGCCGACCGCTTGGACCAAGCTCGCGCTGGGCCAAGAGAACTCACTTCCCGAGCCTGCACCCGAGACCCGACGCGAGCGAATATCCCATGATTTGAGCATGCCGCTTTATCGCTGGCGCCGCAGCTATGTCCTAGCTCTCAAGATCGCGGATCTTCAACTCGCCGGCGGTAAACCCGAGGCCCTCATGCGCCTCCTCATTGAGTGGATGTACTCCGATTTTCTAATTGGTGCGGCCGCTGTGCAGTTAGCCTCCCACTACTTCGCTCCTGGAGCGCCGCGATCTGGGTTGCTGAAAGCACTCTACTCGCCGGATCGTCAGAGGGCTATCGAGGGAGTACGGAATGCTGCTTGGGATCTCACGCTAATCGGAGAGTGGCTCCGTCGAGCACGGCAACAACTTGAAAACCCCGGAGAGAATCGTCGATGGATTCTGTGCACCCTTGATAGATCAGTGAGGAATATGGCCGATGGCATGCTATCATACGACGAATCAGAGGACGATCTATCTGATTTGATAGTGCTCTTTTCACGGGTTTGGCGCCCAGAGGTGGCACAAAGACTGGCAACTTTTTTGTACAAATGCCAGTTGGATGCGGCGAACCCGAGCCGGTACCTGAATCAAGATCCAAAGGCGGAGGCCATCGACGCGTTGATTTTGGAAGGCGAGGAGCGCGTCAGAAGTTGGACCTCAAGCGGGCACCGTTCCTAAATCCTACCGCGGTTAGGTTTGAAATACTCAGCAGCCGCGGACGACGTAGTCCGCGGCTGCTGAGTATTTTCATCACCCCAAGCCGCGCCTCAGTGGGCGGCGTGCGGCGGCGCGCTGGTGAACATCGCGTTGCACTTCTGGCGGCCGTTGGGGTCCGCGGGGTCGTAGACGCAGACGTTGTGCATCATCCCCTCGTCCTCGTGCTGCAGGACGTGGCAGTGGAAGACGAACGGGCCCGCCGCGATCGGCTCGAACACGAAGCGGATCACCACCGTGTCGCCCACCGTGTTCCCAGACGCGTCGCGGTGCACGCCGATGGGGATGTTGTCGCGCAGGCGCCCCTCGTTGGCCGGCCGCCCGTTCACCGTCATCACCGCGAAGTCGGTCTGGTGGATGTGAAAGGTGTGGAGGTTCTTCGTCTGGTTGATGATGGTCCACTCCTGCACCTGGTGCCACGGCATGGCCACCGGCGGGTGGTTCGGGGCGTAGATGGTGTCGTTCACCCCCGCGCTGTCGCCCACGAACTGGTAGGTGAAGGTGTGCCGGTTCACCTCGCGCGCCTCGGTGAGGAAGCGCAGCGTGTCCATGACGGCGTCGTCGCGCCCGGCGGGCACGGGGCGTTCCACCCGGCGCGCCGAGCGCGAGGGCATGCCCACCAGGTACCCCAGCCTGGCGGGGCGCGCGTTGGGGAAGATGGTGTCCGTGTACAGCTCCACCCGCCTCCCCACCGGGGGCCCGGTGACGATCACCTCGGCGCGGCTCCCGGGCGGCAGGTACAGCGAGTCGACCGTCTCGGCGCGTGCCAGCGGGTTGCCGTCGAGCGCCAGGAGCGTCCACTGCATCCCGCGCAGCTTGAGGTTCAGGAAGTGGTTCGCGCCGAAGTTGCCGATGTGCCACAGCTGCTTCTCGCCGGGGGCCACCGGGAGCAGCGCGCAGGTGCTGCCGTTGATGTTGAACACCGTCCGCGACGCGAAGGTGAACGACATGTCGCGTACGAGCA from Longimicrobium sp. includes the following:
- a CDS encoding M57 family metalloprotease, whose protein sequence is MWNRSLFVAIGCSTLLVAACGDNPTEQRAETPDAVVEAVRAMGFRTDMIEDHGSYLLVEGDIYLPKAEIGAGGPLAPGKPRYQYTTTNLVSSTKINQITVDLSGLNSQPAWQTAARTAMSHWSGITDANVTMVEGSPADITVSTTCTSSNVAASASFPGSGNPGSTVYVNTCFGYSTSSAQKVHNMVHELGHTIGFRHSNYAQLGESAGTVGANHVYGTPTSGNATGSVMNGGTALNSWAGFASSDLTAVRSRYPLPGPSGLSVTDSNGTPLVSWNAASGATSYTVSLITFNTQNGSYTNHYYTTLGTTTGTSYLDSGNTYTGVYECNYDWGWDGGTQGAWYEYAVQATYAKGTSPILYSRIYAPVAQC
- a CDS encoding multicopper oxidase family protein, with translation MRPLLPRIIPPLLAVGLSAQYAAAQQCGPVKDPVQRDLQGTIMRMAPATYRIGDTTYTTNVYNGQFVAPTLLISPGHTVDMSVVNAMRPTKDQTAADVAFTNYHYHGLVVTPRPNGGDNVTHVAIPTGAPARRYDFPIPSYHTEGMFWYHPHPHGLTGSQVAGGLSGALMIGSILKYFPQYRGVRERTLLVRDMSFTFASRTVFNINGSTCALLPVAPGEKQLWHIGNFGANHFLNLKLRGMQWTLLALDGNPLARAETVDSLYLPPGSRAEVIVTGPPVGRRVELYTDTIFPNARPARLGYLVGMPSRSARRVERPVPAGRDDAVMDTLRFLTEAREVNRHTFTYQFVGDSAGVNDTIYAPNHPPVAMPWHQVQEWTIINQTKNLHTFHIHQTDFAVMTVNGRPANEGRLRDNIPIGVHRDASGNTVGDTVVIRFVFEPIAAGPFVFHCHVLQHEDEGMMHNVCVYDPADPNGRQKCNAMFTSAPPHAAH